A genomic window from Nitrospinota bacterium includes:
- a CDS encoding CBS domain-containing protein, with protein MRQNDDPVTMRVGSVFLSTTGLVDIGAFLVEAHGEYIGVFTKTDWIHKILKGAADPNVVKVATMMTAPIIAIEKDEPIARASGIMQGKKIRHIAVTDKGKIIGILSVTDLEKCWTGLK; from the coding sequence GTGCGGCAAAACGACGACCCTGTGACCATGCGGGTGGGGTCTGTATTTTTGTCCACCACGGGGTTGGTGGACATTGGGGCCTTTCTGGTGGAGGCGCATGGAGAATATATCGGGGTGTTTACCAAAACGGATTGGATACACAAGATTTTAAAGGGAGCCGCCGACCCCAACGTGGTGAAAGTCGCAACGATGATGACCGCCCCCATCATCGCCATTGAAAAGGATGAGCCGATAGCGAGAGCCAGCGGGATCATGCAGGGGAAGAAAATCCGTCATATCGCCGTCACCGATAAAGGCAAAATCATCGGCATCCTGTCGG